Proteins encoded in a region of the Betaproteobacteria bacterium genome:
- a CDS encoding response regulator, translating into MTSPVDDDPFDLDFTSAFAKETKVKEPEPTPQEHKQIVEEAIIGESKLTSNGFFVRINKAAPNRKPRRAPPAVLVVEDDIVTATLITRILEASGFMVKHAADREGIVAGLKTSPDLVILDVLMPDANGFDILNRIRQHESLKDMPVLMLTSLGALDDILKGLKLGANGYLTKPAKSTALLDAIKTVLV; encoded by the coding sequence ATGACTTCCCCTGTTGATGACGATCCATTTGATCTTGATTTCACCAGTGCGTTTGCCAAGGAAACCAAGGTCAAGGAGCCTGAGCCGACTCCTCAGGAACATAAGCAGATCGTCGAGGAAGCCATCATTGGAGAATCCAAGCTCACCAGCAATGGATTTTTCGTGCGCATCAACAAGGCCGCCCCCAATCGCAAGCCGCGGCGCGCGCCGCCGGCCGTACTGGTAGTGGAAGACGATATTGTTACCGCAACACTGATCACGCGCATTCTCGAAGCCAGCGGTTTCATGGTGAAACACGCGGCCGATCGCGAAGGCATTGTCGCCGGCCTGAAGACATCGCCAGACCTGGTAATCCTGGATGTGCTGATGCCAGATGCCAACGGCTTCGACATCCTGAATCGCATTCGGCAGCACGAGAGTTTGAAAGACATGCCAGTACTGATGCTGACCAGCCTGGGCGCGCTGGACGATATTCTGAAAGGGTTGAAACTTGGCGCGAACGGGTACCTGACCAAGCCGGCGAAATCGACGGCATTGCTGGATGCGATCAAGACGGTGCTGGTGTAG
- a CDS encoding oxidoreductase yields MSTFKGILLNKTDAGFSAALADIEESQLPTEGDVTVAIDYSTINYKDGLAIANKSPVVRKWPMVAGIDGAGTVLSSDHPAWKPGDKVIHTGFGTGETHWGCLAEKARLKGDWLVPLPLDFTTRQAMAIGTAGYTAMLAVIALAKHGVTPGQGEILVTGAAGGVGSVAITLLAARGYTVVASTGRLNESEYLKSLGASSVIDRNELSAPGKPLQKERWAGVVDSVGSHTLVNALAQCRYGAVVAACGLAQGMDLPGSVAPFILRGVTLAGIDSVYTPQVRRREAWAHLASELDAKKLDALTTEIGLSQAIARAPDILAGQIRGRLVVNVHG; encoded by the coding sequence ATGAGCACTTTCAAAGGCATTCTGCTGAACAAGACCGACGCGGGTTTCAGCGCGGCGCTTGCGGACATTGAAGAATCGCAACTGCCCACCGAGGGCGACGTGACGGTGGCGATCGACTATTCGACCATCAATTACAAGGACGGCCTCGCCATCGCCAACAAATCGCCGGTGGTGCGCAAATGGCCGATGGTGGCGGGGATCGACGGCGCGGGCACGGTGCTGTCCAGCGACCATCCCGCCTGGAAACCCGGTGACAAGGTCATCCACACCGGTTTCGGCACCGGTGAAACGCACTGGGGCTGCCTCGCGGAAAAAGCGCGGCTGAAAGGCGATTGGCTGGTGCCGCTGCCGCTGGACTTCACCACGCGGCAGGCCATGGCCATCGGTACCGCGGGCTACACCGCCATGCTCGCGGTGATCGCACTGGCGAAACATGGCGTCACGCCGGGCCAGGGCGAAATACTTGTCACCGGCGCCGCGGGCGGCGTGGGCAGTGTGGCGATCACGCTGCTGGCGGCGCGCGGTTACACCGTGGTGGCCTCGACCGGCCGGCTCAATGAATCGGAATACCTGAAATCGCTTGGCGCCAGTAGCGTGATCGACCGCAACGAGCTTTCCGCGCCCGGCAAACCGCTGCAAAAGGAGCGCTGGGCGGGTGTCGTGGATTCGGTTGGCTCACACACGCTGGTCAATGCGCTGGCGCAGTGCCGCTACGGCGCGGTGGTGGCGGCGTGCGGACTCGCGCAGGGCATGGATTTGCCCGGTTCGGTCGCGCCCTTCATCTTGCGTGGCGTGACGCTGGCCGGCATTGACAGCGTGTACACCCCGCAGGTGCGACGCCGCGAAGCTTGGGCGCATCTTGCCAGCGAGCTGGACGCCAAAAAACTGGATGCGTTGACCACCGAAATTGGATTGTCGCAAGCGATCGCCCGCGCCCCGGATATTCTGGCCGGGCAGATTCGTGGGCGGCTGGTAGTGAACGTGCACGGCTGA
- a CDS encoding SEL1-like repeat protein — translation MWVSFYYAGHGVQIKGRNFLIPVGADIQREDEVTYNAFDAGRLLEKMEAARSRINIVILDACRNNPFTRSFRSASQGLAQMEAPVGSYVAFATAPATVASDGNSGNGLYTQHLLEAMRAPGLKIEEVFKKVRVKVMADSEGKQVPWDNSSLTGDFYFVPPQSVATQGAPAALSQSAPPEPAPPSADDKTARADVESAPAAAEKRSSGNKVLVASIPPRNVTPPARPPAPKVDPATSEANVALYKKGMDAKGKGDLAAAGEAFGVAAEAGHPGAGYEMGLLLKIGRKPITQDLARAHQYFLKSAEQKNLLSQYELAQMFAQGVGTKKNCSQATKWALKSAQAGSADAAVLLGELYRADCDGAKNPSEAARWLRMAADQGVANAQFSLGVLYMNGDGVPKDANEARKWLTAAAGKGNTSARFYLERIGK, via the coding sequence GTGTGGGTCTCTTTCTATTACGCCGGCCACGGCGTGCAGATCAAGGGACGCAATTTTCTGATCCCCGTTGGGGCCGATATCCAGCGCGAGGATGAGGTGACGTACAACGCGTTTGATGCGGGCCGGCTGCTGGAAAAGATGGAAGCGGCGCGCAGCCGTATCAACATTGTCATTCTCGATGCCTGCCGAAATAATCCGTTTACTCGCAGTTTCCGCTCGGCCAGCCAGGGCCTCGCACAGATGGAGGCGCCCGTCGGCTCGTACGTTGCCTTTGCGACTGCGCCCGCCACGGTCGCCAGCGACGGCAACAGCGGTAACGGCCTTTACACCCAGCATTTGCTTGAGGCGATGCGTGCGCCCGGACTGAAGATCGAAGAGGTGTTCAAGAAGGTGCGGGTCAAGGTCATGGCCGATTCCGAAGGCAAGCAGGTCCCGTGGGACAATTCTTCGCTGACGGGCGATTTCTATTTCGTGCCGCCGCAATCAGTGGCCACACAAGGCGCACCCGCGGCGCTCTCACAAAGTGCGCCACCTGAACCGGCGCCGCCTTCCGCGGACGACAAGACCGCGCGAGCCGACGTTGAGTCCGCCCCGGCCGCGGCGGAGAAGCGATCGTCGGGCAACAAGGTGCTGGTCGCCAGCATCCCACCCCGTAACGTCACGCCGCCCGCCCGTCCGCCCGCGCCCAAGGTCGACCCTGCCACCAGCGAGGCCAATGTTGCGCTCTACAAAAAAGGCATGGATGCAAAAGGCAAAGGTGACCTTGCCGCGGCAGGGGAGGCATTCGGAGTCGCTGCGGAAGCGGGGCACCCGGGAGCAGGATATGAAATGGGGCTCCTGCTGAAAATAGGCCGAAAGCCCATCACGCAAGATCTTGCCCGCGCGCATCAATATTTCCTCAAGTCCGCCGAACAAAAGAATTTGTTGTCGCAATACGAACTTGCGCAGATGTTTGCACAGGGCGTGGGCACCAAGAAGAACTGCAGCCAGGCAACCAAGTGGGCGCTCAAGTCGGCCCAGGCCGGTTCGGCGGATGCGGCGGTGCTGCTGGGTGAACTCTATCGCGCCGACTGCGATGGTGCAAAGAACCCGAGTGAAGCCGCTCGATGGTTGCGTATGGCGGCGGACCAGGGCGTCGCAAACGCGCAGTTTTCGCTGGGCGTGCTGTACATGAATGGTGACGGCGTGCCAAAAGATGCCAATGAAGCACGCAAATGGCTCACTGCGGCGGCAGGCAAAGGCAACACATCCGCACGATTCTATTTGGAGCGGATCGGCAAGTAA
- the amrB gene encoding AmmeMemoRadiSam system protein B encodes MNSIRPTAVAGAFYPGDTKILAASVKSLLADVAGDAQSDRPPKAIIAPHAGYIYSGPIAASIYARLAPLRGRIRRVVLIGPAHRVWLRGIALPDAVAFASPLGDVEIDADAVRAITSLPQVTVREDAHAQEHSLEVQLPFLQSVLGDFRLVPLVVGQATPGEVAEVLDALWGGEETLIVVSSDLSHFLDYRSARSVDGETARAINALDSDLTHEQACGATAINGLTNLARRRGMEVEQIDLRNSGDTAGDRSRVVGYGAFAFREKAATSEKTESEAGHA; translated from the coding sequence ATGAATTCAATCCGCCCAACCGCCGTGGCGGGTGCGTTTTACCCCGGCGACACAAAGATTCTTGCGGCGTCGGTTAAGTCGCTGCTCGCGGATGTCGCGGGCGATGCGCAATCTGATCGCCCGCCAAAAGCCATCATCGCGCCCCATGCCGGCTATATCTATTCCGGCCCCATCGCCGCGAGCATTTATGCGCGCCTCGCCCCGTTGCGCGGGCGCATCCGCCGCGTCGTGCTAATCGGCCCGGCGCACCGGGTGTGGCTGCGCGGAATCGCGCTGCCGGATGCGGTCGCGTTTGCGTCACCGCTCGGCGATGTCGAGATCGATGCCGATGCCGTGCGGGCGATTACGTCGCTGCCGCAAGTCACCGTGCGCGAAGACGCGCATGCCCAGGAGCACAGCCTGGAAGTCCAACTGCCGTTTCTGCAGTCGGTGCTGGGCGATTTCCGGCTGGTGCCCCTGGTCGTCGGCCAGGCGACACCCGGCGAGGTCGCTGAAGTGCTTGATGCGCTCTGGGGTGGCGAGGAGACGCTGATCGTAGTGAGCTCGGACCTGTCGCATTTTCTCGATTACCGTTCGGCACGATCAGTCGACGGTGAGACCGCACGCGCCATCAACGCGCTGGATTCCGATCTCACCCACGAACAGGCGTGCGGCGCGACAGCGATCAACGGGCTCACCAATCTCGCGCGCCGGCGCGGGATGGAGGTTGAGCAGATTGACCTGCGCAATTCCGGCGACACGGCCGGCGACCGCAGCCGCGTGGTCGGCTACGGCGCCTTTGCCTTTCGCGAGAAAGCGGCAACGTCGGAAAAAACGGAAAGCGAGGCAGGCCATGCTTGA
- a CDS encoding AFG1 family ATPase, translated as MSHRAKHLPNITGEVSEIERIEASSPLEWYWKFSQQSDFVSDPAQLAVLKHLERLHEDLEKYRQYRQGKINRLVTNFGGGKKPPRGLYVWGSVGRGKSLMMDAFYNVCTLKRKRRVHFHEFMREIHAAMQANGGAEDPLDLVSDKIARQLRLLCFDEFHVSDIADAMILGRLVEMLINKGVVLVMTSNYQPDDLYPNGLQRSRFLPAIETLKAELEVIEIAGERDHRRRILDSIAVYHTPNTPAAEQALARAFEAMSKASYTSHGHITIGSREVAFQRRAKGVIWFAFEDLCVKARSQVDYLEIASSYHTVLISGIPQLHAKNRADVVRRLTWLVDVFYDQRVKLICSADAQPEWLVIDDRVVNKAAASAKGKSAGDGSLMVSAEFGRTASRLKEMQSKDYFSRKHASATDPHVLERG; from the coding sequence ATGAGCCATCGCGCAAAACACCTCCCCAACATCACCGGCGAAGTCTCCGAGATCGAAAGAATCGAAGCCTCAAGCCCGCTCGAGTGGTACTGGAAATTCTCGCAGCAATCCGATTTCGTCTCCGATCCCGCGCAGCTCGCGGTACTCAAGCATCTTGAGCGGCTGCACGAGGACCTCGAAAAATACCGCCAATACCGGCAGGGCAAGATCAACCGGCTCGTAACCAATTTCGGCGGCGGCAAGAAACCTCCGCGCGGCCTGTACGTGTGGGGCAGCGTGGGGCGCGGCAAGTCGCTGATGATGGATGCCTTCTACAACGTCTGCACGCTTAAGCGCAAACGTCGTGTGCATTTTCATGAATTCATGCGCGAGATTCACGCCGCGATGCAAGCAAACGGCGGCGCGGAAGACCCGCTTGACCTGGTGTCCGACAAGATTGCGCGGCAACTGCGATTATTGTGTTTCGACGAGTTTCACGTCAGCGATATCGCCGATGCGATGATTCTCGGCCGTCTGGTCGAGATGCTGATCAACAAGGGTGTCGTGCTGGTGATGACATCCAATTACCAGCCGGATGATCTTTATCCCAACGGTTTGCAGCGGTCGCGTTTCCTGCCCGCCATCGAAACATTGAAGGCTGAACTGGAAGTCATCGAAATCGCCGGTGAGCGCGATCATCGCCGCCGCATTCTTGATTCCATTGCCGTCTATCACACGCCGAACACGCCTGCCGCCGAACAGGCACTCGCGCGTGCGTTCGAGGCGATGTCAAAGGCCTCGTATACTTCCCACGGTCACATCACCATCGGCTCGCGCGAGGTCGCCTTTCAGCGGCGCGCCAAAGGCGTCATCTGGTTTGCCTTCGAAGACCTTTGCGTGAAGGCGCGTTCACAGGTAGATTATCTGGAAATTGCCAGTAGTTATCACACGGTACTGATATCCGGCATTCCGCAATTGCACGCGAAAAATCGCGCCGACGTGGTACGGAGATTGACTTGGCTGGTCGATGTTTTCTACGACCAGCGGGTGAAACTGATTTGCTCGGCGGATGCCCAACCGGAGTGGCTCGTGATTGATGATCGTGTTGTGAACAAGGCTGCCGCAAGCGCCAAGGGAAAATCCGCCGGTGATGGTAGCTTGATGGTATCGGCGGAATTCGGTCGCACCGCCTCAAGGCTGAAGGAAATGCAGTCGAAGGATTATTTTTCGAGAAAGCACGCGTCGGCGACGGATCCGCACGTGCTTGAGCGCGGTTAG
- a CDS encoding caspase family protein: protein MAAFSSALLAGLCLIAVALPSDSCAAENRRNTGGSSPVATEAVVAGESRIALVIGNGNYRSSPLPNPVNDARAIGGVLKDLGFRVRLLENATLKEMSDAARDFGDLLQQGGVGLFLLRRPRRADQGTQFSDPRWGRYPARG from the coding sequence ATGGCAGCGTTCAGTTCGGCCTTGCTTGCGGGGCTATGCCTGATTGCGGTTGCCCTGCCGTCCGATTCGTGTGCGGCTGAGAACCGGCGCAATACGGGGGGCTCGTCGCCGGTGGCGACGGAGGCGGTGGTGGCGGGCGAGAGCCGCATTGCACTGGTCATCGGCAATGGCAACTACCGGTCTTCACCATTGCCGAATCCCGTCAACGATGCGCGCGCGATTGGCGGCGTGCTGAAGGATTTGGGCTTTCGCGTCAGGCTGCTGGAAAATGCGACGCTGAAGGAAATGTCGGACGCCGCGCGGGATTTTGGCGATCTGCTGCAGCAGGGCGGTGTGGGTCTCTTTCTATTACGCCGGCCACGGCGTGCAGATCAAGGGACGCAATTTTCTGATCCCCGTTGGGGCCGATATCCAGCGCGAGGATGA
- the amrA gene encoding AmmeMemoRadiSam system protein A, which produces MLERRHIVLQIARDALEHALGKSGKRGEGGEGASASRTPPDMANALWLRENGASFVTLRQDGDLRGCIGSLEAHRPLGEDIAANAVAAALYDRRFVPVSHLELEHIEVEVSILTPSEPLPCDNEADAMAKLRPGIDGVVLEYGRHRSTFLPQVWENLPDVSSFLRELKRKAGLPGDFWHADLRVRRYGVEKHCERETVE; this is translated from the coding sequence ATGCTTGAACGCCGCCATATCGTCCTGCAAATCGCACGCGACGCCCTCGAGCACGCGCTCGGAAAAAGTGGCAAACGTGGAGAAGGTGGAGAAGGCGCGTCCGCATCCCGCACCCCACCCGACATGGCTAACGCCCTGTGGCTGCGGGAGAATGGTGCCTCATTCGTGACCCTGCGCCAGGATGGCGACTTGCGCGGGTGCATCGGCTCACTCGAAGCTCATCGCCCGCTCGGCGAAGACATCGCGGCCAATGCCGTTGCCGCCGCGCTTTACGACCGGCGCTTTGTGCCGGTTTCGCACCTTGAACTCGAACACATCGAAGTGGAAGTATCGATCCTCACGCCATCCGAGCCGCTACCGTGCGACAACGAAGCGGACGCGATGGCCAAGCTGCGCCCCGGCATCGACGGCGTGGTGCTTGAGTACGGCCGCCACCGCTCGACATTCCTCCCGCAAGTCTGGGAAAACCTGCCGGACGTGTCCAGTTTTCTTCGCGAGCTGAAACGCAAGGCGGGCCTGCCGGGTGATTTCTGGCATGCGGATCTGCGTGTGCGGCGCTATGGTGTTGAGAAACATTGTGAGAGGGAGACTGTTGAATGA
- a CDS encoding propionate--CoA ligase: MGTYKQFHAKSINQPDEFWTEQAARIDWVKPFNKVCDYGKPPFAKWFVGGETNLCYNAIDRHLATRADQKALVWISSEVEQTKTYTYRDMFDEVNRFAAVLKSLGVGKGDRVLIYMPMIPEAVFAMLATVRIGAIHSVVFGGFAAASLAARIDDAKPKVMITADAGSRMGKIIPLKPLTDESIKLSEHPPKHVVIVNRGLDHGMQVTPGRDMDYGVLRNRHMNDVVPCEWLESSEPSYILYTSGTTGKPKGVQRDTGGYAVALAASMPNIFATGPADVYFCTSDIGWVVGHSYIIYGPLINGSTTIMYDGVPLRPDAGVWWNIVQQYQVKVMFSSPTAIRVLKKQDPAFLTKYNLSSLRYLFLAGEPLDQPTSDWIEKGIGVKVIDNYWQTETGWPILSAEPGIEETPRKLGSPSFASYGYNLKLKHEETGKQVGPDEKGVLCIMPPLPPGCMSTIWGDDERFVKTYFSTFRDEQVYTTFDWATCDADGYYFIMGRTDDVINVAGHRLGTREIEEAVQNHPNIAEVAVVGVADSLKGQVPIAFAVVKDTSKTATPELAAAHEKEVMATVDKELGAIGRPARVHFVNVLPKTRSGKLLRRAIQALCEGRDPGDLTTIEDPLALEQLKLALAK, encoded by the coding sequence ATGGGGACCTACAAGCAGTTTCACGCAAAATCCATCAACCAGCCGGATGAATTCTGGACCGAGCAGGCGGCGCGCATCGATTGGGTGAAGCCCTTCAACAAGGTTTGTGATTATGGGAAGCCGCCCTTCGCCAAATGGTTTGTCGGCGGCGAAACCAATCTTTGCTACAACGCGATCGATCGCCATCTCGCCACGCGCGCGGACCAGAAAGCGCTGGTGTGGATTTCCTCCGAAGTCGAACAAACGAAAACGTACACCTATCGCGACATGTTCGACGAGGTCAATCGCTTCGCCGCCGTGCTGAAATCGCTAGGCGTGGGCAAGGGCGATCGCGTGCTGATTTACATGCCGATGATTCCCGAAGCGGTATTCGCCATGCTTGCCACCGTGCGCATTGGCGCGATTCACTCGGTGGTGTTCGGCGGCTTCGCGGCGGCGTCATTGGCCGCGCGCATTGATGACGCCAAACCGAAAGTCATGATCACCGCCGATGCCGGATCGCGCATGGGCAAGATCATTCCGCTGAAGCCGCTGACGGATGAATCGATCAAGCTTTCGGAGCATCCGCCGAAACATGTGGTGATCGTCAACCGCGGCCTCGACCACGGCATGCAAGTCACGCCGGGCCGCGACATGGATTACGGCGTACTGCGCAACCGGCACATGAATGACGTCGTGCCGTGCGAGTGGCTGGAATCCTCGGAACCCAGCTACATCCTCTACACCAGCGGCACCACCGGCAAGCCGAAGGGCGTGCAACGGGACACCGGCGGCTATGCGGTCGCGCTTGCGGCCTCGATGCCGAACATCTTCGCGACCGGGCCTGCGGACGTCTATTTCTGCACCTCCGACATCGGCTGGGTGGTGGGCCACTCATACATCATCTACGGCCCGCTCATCAACGGCAGCACCACCATCATGTATGACGGCGTGCCGCTGCGCCCCGATGCCGGCGTGTGGTGGAACATCGTGCAACAATATCAGGTCAAGGTGATGTTCTCCTCGCCAACCGCGATCCGCGTGCTGAAAAAACAGGATCCCGCCTTCCTCACCAAGTACAACTTGTCCTCGCTGCGATATTTGTTCCTCGCCGGCGAGCCGCTCGACCAGCCGACCTCCGACTGGATCGAAAAAGGCATCGGTGTGAAGGTGATCGACAACTACTGGCAGACCGAAACCGGCTGGCCGATCCTCTCCGCTGAACCCGGCATCGAAGAGACACCACGTAAACTCGGCTCACCCAGCTTCGCATCCTACGGCTACAACCTGAAACTGAAACACGAAGAAACCGGCAAGCAAGTCGGGCCCGACGAAAAAGGTGTGCTGTGCATCATGCCGCCACTGCCACCCGGCTGCATGAGCACGATCTGGGGCGACGACGAACGCTTCGTCAAAACCTATTTCTCGACCTTTCGCGACGAACAGGTTTACACCACGTTCGACTGGGCCACCTGTGATGCCGACGGCTACTACTTCATCATGGGCCGCACGGACGATGTGATCAACGTGGCCGGCCATCGCCTCGGTACGCGCGAGATCGAAGAGGCCGTACAGAATCACCCGAACATCGCCGAAGTGGCGGTGGTGGGCGTGGCCGATTCACTCAAAGGCCAGGTGCCGATCGCGTTCGCGGTGGTGAAAGACACCAGCAAGACCGCCACCCCCGAACTCGCCGCCGCGCACGAAAAAGAAGTCATGGCCACCGTCGACAAAGAACTCGGCGCCATCGGCCGTCCGGCGCGCGTGCACTTCGTCAATGTGCTGCCAAAGACACGCTCCGGCAAACTGCTGCGGCGCGCGATCCAGGCGCTGTGCGAAGGGCGCGATCCGGGGGATCTCACCACGATCGAGGATCCGTTGGCGCTGGAGCAGTTGAAGTTGGCGTTGGCGAAGTAA
- a CDS encoding DUF3365 domain-containing protein, translating to MSRRLRFNAFMVGILALGIAAAGYVIHGVLHRDARDGTVQTANLLMAAAEATRSYTTTYIKPQLDQRLAIEFLPQTVPAFAATETIIALRKQFPEYTYKEATLNPTNPRDRATDWETDIVNMFRSNAALKEVVGERTQGPRQALYFAKPIKITNPSCLSCHSTAAAAPPSMIRLYGEANGFGWKQDEIIGAQIVSVPLSVATESAGKTFAMVMGALCALALLALVAGNLLLGSPDARKAT from the coding sequence ATGTCCCGGCGATTGAGATTTAATGCCTTTATGGTAGGTATTCTGGCGCTTGGAATTGCGGCCGCCGGCTACGTGATTCATGGCGTTCTGCACCGCGATGCCCGCGACGGCACCGTTCAGACGGCAAACCTGCTGATGGCCGCCGCGGAAGCCACGCGCAGTTACACCACGACGTACATCAAGCCACAGCTTGACCAGCGCCTCGCGATCGAATTTCTGCCGCAAACCGTTCCCGCGTTTGCCGCGACCGAGACGATCATTGCACTGAGAAAGCAGTTTCCCGAATACACGTACAAAGAAGCCACGCTCAATCCCACCAATCCGCGCGACCGTGCGACGGATTGGGAGACGGATATCGTCAACATGTTTCGTTCCAACGCCGCGCTGAAAGAAGTCGTCGGTGAGCGTACACAGGGGCCAAGGCAGGCGCTGTATTTCGCCAAGCCCATCAAGATCACCAATCCGTCGTGCCTGAGCTGTCACAGCACCGCCGCGGCCGCGCCTCCGTCAATGATCCGGCTCTATGGCGAAGCGAATGGCTTCGGCTGGAAGCAGGACGAGATCATTGGCGCGCAGATTGTGTCGGTGCCGCTTTCGGTCGCGACCGAGTCTGCCGGCAAGACGTTTGCGATGGTAATGGGGGCACTGTGCGCACTCGCCCTGCTGGCCCTGGTGGCCGGCAATCTGTTGCTTGGATCGCCTGACGCACGTAAAGCAACTTGA
- the amrS gene encoding AmmeMemoRadiSam system radical SAM enzyme: MTPIDTIESTPTTLEPLEGSLHPGRWWQRLADGRIQCDLCPRECKLNEGQRGACFVRARHGDAMVLTTYGRSSGFCIDPIEKKPLNHFYPGSSVFSFGTAGCNLACKFCQNWDISKSRDMDRLMDQASPTEIALAAERAGCKSVAFTYNDPVIFAEYAMDTADACHARGIQTVAVTAGYISPVARREFYAKMDAANVDLKAFTESFYRKLTGSELAPVLDTLAYLKHETNVWFEITTLLIPGENDSDAELTAMSKWIARELGPDVPLHFTAFHPDFKMGAIPATPAATLTRARRIALGEGLHYVYTGNVHDREGGVTSCAGCGTSLIRRDWHRILEYRVTPEGGCPDCGTVLPGRFGEFAVKEQFGARRIPIALNHRS; the protein is encoded by the coding sequence ATGACCCCCATCGACACCATCGAATCTACCCCCACCACCCTCGAACCCCTCGAAGGCTCCCTGCACCCCGGCCGCTGGTGGCAGCGCCTGGCCGACGGCCGCATCCAGTGCGACCTCTGCCCGCGCGAGTGCAAGCTGAACGAAGGCCAGCGCGGCGCCTGCTTCGTGCGTGCGCGCCACGGCGACGCGATGGTGCTCACGACCTATGGGCGCTCGTCAGGCTTTTGTATCGATCCGATCGAGAAAAAGCCGCTCAACCATTTTTACCCCGGCTCATCCGTGTTTTCATTCGGCACCGCCGGCTGCAACCTCGCGTGCAAGTTCTGCCAGAACTGGGACATCTCGAAATCGCGCGACATGGACCGCCTGATGGACCAGGCCTCGCCGACGGAAATTGCGCTGGCCGCGGAGCGCGCCGGCTGCAAGAGCGTGGCATTCACCTACAACGACCCGGTCATCTTCGCCGAATACGCGATGGACACCGCCGACGCCTGCCACGCGCGCGGCATCCAGACGGTCGCGGTTACGGCGGGCTACATCTCACCGGTCGCGCGCCGCGAGTTCTACGCCAAGATGGACGCGGCAAACGTCGACCTGAAAGCCTTCACCGAATCTTTCTACCGCAAGCTGACCGGCTCCGAACTCGCACCCGTGCTCGATACGCTCGCGTACCTGAAGCACGAAACCAACGTCTGGTTCGAAATCACCACGCTCCTGATCCCCGGCGAAAACGATTCGGATGCCGAACTCACCGCGATGTCGAAGTGGATCGCCAGGGAACTCGGGCCGGACGTGCCGCTGCATTTCACGGCGTTCCATCCCGATTTCAAGATGGGCGCGATCCCGGCGACCCCGGCCGCGACGCTCACGCGGGCGCGGCGCATCGCGCTGGGCGAGGGGCTGCATTACGTCTACACCGGGAATGTGCATGACCGCGAAGGCGGTGTCACGTCTTGCGCGGGTTGCGGGACCAGCCTCATTCGCCGCGACTGGCACCGGATTCTGGAATATCGCGTGACACCGGAAGGTGGCTGCCCGGATTGTGGGACGGTGTTGCCGGGGCGGTTTGGGGAGTTTGCGGTGAAAGAACAGTTTGGGGCGCGGCGGATTCCCATCGCCCTGAACCATAGGAGTTAG